GGCAACGCGCGCAGCATCCAGGGGCCCGCGACCATGGACGGCATCGGCCCGACCCAGGGCTGGGAGACCTACTGGATGGAAGTCGACGTCAAGCGGAGGCGCGGCGCGCCCTGGATGGCGCCGGTGCCGAAGGATATTGCCGACGTGCACCGGCTGACGGCGGCCGAGTGATCATGCCGTTTCCGCAAGCAACGGCGGGCGCCACGTGCTCCACTGTCATGCCCCGCGAAGGCGGGGCATCCAGTACGCCGCGGCCTCTCGTGGACACGTCACCGTCTCTGGAATACTGGATCGTCCGCCTTCGCGGACGATGACCAGCGTGGGCCACGCTCTCACCGAGCAAGAAGGAGCCATCAAAGTGAGTTTCGTCACGCGTCACGGGCTTTGGTCGGCTGAGCAGAAGGACGCGGCACTGCGCGTGCGGCGGATCGTCGAGGAGAGGAACCTCGAAGTCATCCGTCTCGCCTTCCCCGACCAGCACGGTCTTTTGCGCGGCAAGACCATCATTGCGGCCGAGGCGATCGCCTCGCTGGAGAGCGGCTGCTCCATCACCACGACCATGCTCGCCAAGGATTCTTCGCATCGAACAGTATTCCCGGTGTTCACCGCCGGCGGCGGCTTCGGGATGAAGCAGATGGAGGGCGCGGCCGACGTGCTGATGGTCGCCGATCCCACCACGTTCCGCGTGCTGCCATGGGCGCCCACCACCGGCTGGCTGCTGTGCGATCTCTACTTCGATGACGGACGGCCGGTGCCGTTCGCGACGCGTGGGCTTTACAAGCGCGTGCTCGATGAGCTCGGCGCGCGCGGCTGCGACTTCGTCGCGGGCCTCGAGGTGGAATTCCACATCTTCAGGCTCGATGACGCGCATATGCGCCCAGAGGATGCCGGCCAGCCCGGCACGCCGCCGTCAGTGAGCCTGCTCAACCACGGCTACCAGTACCTCACCGAACAGCGCTTCGATCAGATGGAGCCGGTGTTGGAGATCCTGCGCCGCGACATCGTCGCGCTCGGGCTTCCCTTGCGCTCCGTCGAGGTCGAGTTCGGGCCGAGCCAGTGCGAATTTACGTTCCAGCCGCGGAAGGGCATCGAGCCCGCCGACAACATGGTGCTGTTCCGCTCTGCCGTGAAGCAGATCGCGCGCCGTCACGGCTATCACGCCACCTTCATGTGCCGGCCAAAACTGCCGAACGTGTTCGCGAGCGGCTGGCATCTGCACCAGTCGGTCACCTCGCGCGCTACGGATGAGAATCTGTTCATGGCGAAAGAGGCCAGTCAGCCGCTGAGCGAATTCGGCCGCGCCTGGCTCGCGGGTCTGCTCGATCACGCCCGCGCTTCCACCGTGTTCACGACACCGACCGTCAACGGCTACAAGCGCTACCGCTCCTATTCGCTGGCGCCGGACCGCGCGATCTGGGGTAGCGACAATCGCGGCGTGATGATCCGCGTGCTCGGCGGAGCGAACGATCCAGCAACGCGTCTGGAGAACCGCATCGGCGAGCCCGCCGCCAATCCTTATCTCTACATGGCTTCGCAGATCCTCTCGGGGCTGGACGGCGTCGATCGGAAGCTCGATCCCGGCCCGTCGGCGGATACGCCCTACGAGGCCAAGGCGCCGCTATTGCCAAAATCCTTGCGCGATGCCGTCGGCGCGCTGAAGGACGATCCGTTCTTCCGCGAAAAGCTGGGGGCAGAATTCGTCGACTACTACACCCACATCAAAAATGCCGAGATCGACCGCTTCCTGGCCGAGGTGACTGACTGGGAGCATCGCGAATATTTCGAGATGTTCTGATAGGGGTAGTCACGGCGGCGCCATACCGCGCCACCCGCTCACATCTCACACCGCTGTGAGGCGACTTCGTCCCGCCTGTTCCGACGACATCACATCGTCGCCGGACGAAGCCATCTTCCCCATCCCTCGAAAACCGCCGGAAAAACTGCCGCGCTACTCTGCAGGCATATGATCAGACAATGGAGTTCGGTCATGTGGAGTCAATTATTCAGCCTGATTTACCGCCTGTCTTGCCGTGCCACATTGATCGAGATCGGCGCGCATCGCCTGTCGCGCTGAGCGCGACTGATGCGTTTAGGTAAGACGGATTGACCAAATAGCGGGCTTTCCCATGCGCAAACTGGCCTGCGCCAGGACGAAACCGCGGGATTGAGGCGAGCATTCCCTCATTGCCGGTGACGCGGCAAGGGCCGCGGAAAATCTAAATCCCCAGAAACCGGTGTTGCAATTCCGGCTCGGCCGTCAGCTCGTCCGAGGTGCCGCTCCACACCGTCTTGCCGCGCTCGATGATGTAGTGGCGGTCGCAGATGCGGGCGAGGTGGTCGACGTTCTTGTCGACGACCAGGATCGACTGACCGCGCTTCTTGAGCAGCGACAGGCAATTCCAGATTTCCTCGCGGATCAGCGGAGCGAGGCCTTCGGTCGCTTCATCGAGGATCAGGAGCTTTGGATTGGTCATCAGCGCGCGGCCGATCGCAAGCATCTGCTGCTCACCGCCGGAGAGCTGATTGCCCATGTTGGACGCGCGCTCGGCAAGGCGCGGGAACAGGACGTAGATCGCAGCGAGCGTCCAGGGTTTGTCACTGTCAAAGCGGTCGGCGGCGGCCGCGACGAGATTTTCGCGCACGGTGAGGTTTGGAAAGATCTGGCGTCCCTCGGGGACGAGGCCGACGCCGAGCTTTGCGATCCGGTAGGACGGAAGCTGCCGCACCTCCGAGCCTGCAAAGCGGATCGCGCCCGCGCGTGCTGGTGTCAGGCCCATGATGGAGCGGATGGTGGTGGTCTTGCCCATGCCGTTGCGGCCCATCAACGAGACCATCTCGCCCGCCTTGATCGATAGCGACAGGCCGAACAGCACCTGGGAGAGCCCGTAGCAGGTCTCGATGCCGTCGACGTCGAGCAGCGTGTCAGCCATCCGGTCAACCATGGCGCGTCACCACATGCTGATCGCCGAGATAGGCGCGCTTGACCTCGTCGTTCCCTCGGATTGCGGCCGGATCACCGGAGGCAATGACGCGGCCATAGACCAGCACCGAGATGCGATCGGCGAGCGCGAACACCGCTGGCATGTCATGCTCGACCAGCACGATCGAGACTTCTTTCCGCAGATCCTGAAGCAGCTTCACCATCCGCTGGGATTCGGTGACGCCGAGTCCGGCCATCGGCTCGTCCAGCAGCAGGATCTTCGGCTTGCTCGCCAGCGCAACCGCAAGCTCGAGTTCGCGCCGCTCGCCATGGCTGAGCCGGGACACCAGGACATCCGCGCGATGCGACAGGCCGACACGATCGAGCGCGGCATGGGCAGCATCGCGCAGGCCCTTCTCCTTCCGCGCATTGGCAAAGAAGCGGAACGAGGTGCCGGCGTGCGCCTGCGCTGCGAGCGCGACATTGTCGGCAGCGGTGAAGTCGAGCAGCAGCGAGGTGATCTGGAACGAGCGCGCGAGCCCCAGCGCGCAGCGACGAAAGGCCGGCAGATAGGTGATATCGCGCCCGCCCAGCGAGACGCTGCCCGCATGCGGCGAGAGGTGCCCGGTGAGCTGGCTGATCAGCGTGGTCTTGCCGGCGCCGTTCGGGCCGATGATGGCGTGCAGCTCGCCGGCCGCGACATCAAGCGAGACGCGGTCGGTTGCGGTGATGCCGCCGAAGCGGCGCACCAGATTTTCGACGCGAAGTAGCGGTTCAGCCACGACCGGCCCTCCCGAGCAGGCCCATGATGCCGCCGCGGCCGAACAGCACGATCAGCAGCAAGAGCGGGCCCATGATCAGCGCCCAATATTCGGTGATCTGCGACAGGAATTCTTCCAGCAGCAGATATACCACCGCACCCATGACCGGGCCGAACAGCGTACCCATGCCGCCGAGGATCACCATCACCATGAGGTCGCCGGAGCGGGTCCAGTACATCACGGCCGGGCTGACGAAATCGGTGTTGTTGGCGAGCAGCGCCCCCGCAAGGCCGCACATCGTGCCCGCGATGACGAAGCAGACGAGCTGGTAACGTTTTGCCGGAAAGCCGATCGCCTGCATCCGCTGCTCGTTGGAGCGCAGCCCCTGCACGACGAGACCAAAGCGTGAATTGACGATGCGCCAGATCAGGAAGATGA
This genomic interval from Bradyrhizobium sp. CB82 contains the following:
- a CDS encoding glutamine synthetase family protein, which produces MSFVTRHGLWSAEQKDAALRVRRIVEERNLEVIRLAFPDQHGLLRGKTIIAAEAIASLESGCSITTTMLAKDSSHRTVFPVFTAGGGFGMKQMEGAADVLMVADPTTFRVLPWAPTTGWLLCDLYFDDGRPVPFATRGLYKRVLDELGARGCDFVAGLEVEFHIFRLDDAHMRPEDAGQPGTPPSVSLLNHGYQYLTEQRFDQMEPVLEILRRDIVALGLPLRSVEVEFGPSQCEFTFQPRKGIEPADNMVLFRSAVKQIARRHGYHATFMCRPKLPNVFASGWHLHQSVTSRATDENLFMAKEASQPLSEFGRAWLAGLLDHARASTVFTTPTVNGYKRYRSYSLAPDRAIWGSDNRGVMIRVLGGANDPATRLENRIGEPAANPYLYMASQILSGLDGVDRKLDPGPSADTPYEAKAPLLPKSLRDAVGALKDDPFFREKLGAEFVDYYTHIKNAEIDRFLAEVTDWEHREYFEMF
- a CDS encoding ABC transporter ATP-binding protein; amino-acid sequence: MVDRMADTLLDVDGIETCYGLSQVLFGLSLSIKAGEMVSLMGRNGMGKTTTIRSIMGLTPARAGAIRFAGSEVRQLPSYRIAKLGVGLVPEGRQIFPNLTVRENLVAAAADRFDSDKPWTLAAIYVLFPRLAERASNMGNQLSGGEQQMLAIGRALMTNPKLLILDEATEGLAPLIREEIWNCLSLLKKRGQSILVVDKNVDHLARICDRHYIIERGKTVWSGTSDELTAEPELQHRFLGI
- a CDS encoding ABC transporter ATP-binding protein — translated: MAEPLLRVENLVRRFGGITATDRVSLDVAAGELHAIIGPNGAGKTTLISQLTGHLSPHAGSVSLGGRDITYLPAFRRCALGLARSFQITSLLLDFTAADNVALAAQAHAGTSFRFFANARKEKGLRDAAHAALDRVGLSHRADVLVSRLSHGERRELELAVALASKPKILLLDEPMAGLGVTESQRMVKLLQDLRKEVSIVLVEHDMPAVFALADRISVLVYGRVIASGDPAAIRGNDEVKRAYLGDQHVVTRHG